A window of the Nitrosococcus wardiae genome harbors these coding sequences:
- the fliF gene encoding flagellar basal-body MS-ring/collar protein FliF — protein sequence MADANTNTNRNSPAAAPETLPAASSSLAVLQANIARLSPLKQVGLLLMIALSVALGVGIFLWSQSPNYQILYGAISGEEKGEVVEALQKADIDYKLDNLTGALMVPASQVHEVRLQLAMEGLPRSAGTGFELLQQNPGFGVSEFLEKARYQRALEGELARTISTLNNVKSARVHLALPKRSVFIRDRKAPSASVVLDLYAGRMLDPGQVAAITHLVASSIPDLESAGVTVVNQRGDLLTQPERSQTLEMTTSQFEYTRRIEEEYGHRIQRILAPLVGADKVRAQVVAEVDFTITEQTQERYEPERRALRSEQTAEEERIGGLFPGGIPGALSNQPPNETQVPETFNGANEGEPQPSEPPATRSLRATRNYELDRTISHTRLAPGSIRRLSVAVLVDEKLATGAEGNINTLPRSPQELEHITALVKEAVGFNQNRGDTINVINAPFVSNEELEPLPPPPFWQQEWFWETVKQGGGILAVLFLLLGVLRPTFRRLTTVPEPVTVSSLPKDSHEEELKEDQLTLSSNTPTLQLSGPDSLEANLAMVRKMAADDSERVAQVVKNWVSRDG from the coding sequence ATGGCAGACGCAAACACCAACACCAATAGAAATTCACCTGCCGCTGCCCCGGAAACGTTGCCGGCTGCGAGTTCATCCCTGGCAGTATTACAGGCGAATATAGCCCGTCTATCCCCCCTAAAACAGGTGGGGTTATTGCTCATGATTGCCCTCAGCGTGGCGTTAGGGGTAGGCATTTTTTTATGGTCTCAGTCACCGAATTATCAAATTCTTTATGGAGCTATTTCTGGCGAAGAAAAGGGAGAAGTCGTTGAAGCCTTGCAGAAAGCAGATATCGACTACAAACTAGATAACCTTACAGGGGCTTTGATGGTGCCCGCCTCCCAGGTGCATGAAGTGCGGCTGCAGCTAGCGATGGAAGGTTTACCCCGGAGTGCTGGCACCGGTTTTGAACTGCTACAGCAGAACCCTGGTTTCGGTGTCAGTGAATTCCTGGAAAAAGCTCGCTATCAGCGGGCTCTGGAAGGGGAATTGGCGCGCACCATTAGCACCCTGAACAACGTCAAGAGTGCCCGTGTCCATCTAGCCTTGCCCAAGCGGTCGGTTTTTATCCGCGACCGCAAGGCACCCTCTGCCTCGGTTGTCTTGGATTTGTATGCCGGACGCATGCTCGATCCAGGCCAGGTGGCTGCCATCACCCACCTGGTGGCTTCCAGCATTCCTGATTTGGAGAGCGCCGGGGTGACGGTAGTCAATCAGAGGGGGGATTTGCTCACTCAGCCGGAACGTTCCCAGACTCTAGAGATGACAACCAGTCAGTTCGAATATACCCGTCGCATTGAGGAGGAATATGGACACCGGATTCAACGCATTCTGGCGCCATTAGTAGGTGCTGATAAGGTGCGCGCCCAGGTCGTAGCTGAGGTGGATTTTACCATCACGGAACAGACCCAAGAACGCTATGAACCGGAGAGAAGAGCCCTACGCAGTGAGCAAACCGCAGAAGAAGAGCGGATTGGTGGTCTCTTTCCAGGAGGGATTCCCGGGGCGCTCAGTAACCAGCCGCCGAATGAAACTCAGGTTCCCGAGACTTTCAATGGGGCCAACGAGGGTGAGCCCCAGCCTTCAGAACCCCCAGCAACTCGAAGCCTGCGGGCTACTCGTAATTATGAGCTGGATCGCACTATCAGCCATACTCGGCTAGCGCCTGGCTCTATTCGGCGCCTCTCCGTGGCTGTTTTGGTGGATGAGAAACTAGCGACAGGTGCCGAAGGCAATATCAACACCCTGCCACGCTCCCCCCAAGAGCTGGAGCATATTACCGCTCTGGTCAAAGAGGCGGTGGGCTTTAATCAGAATCGAGGTGATACTATCAATGTGATTAATGCCCCTTTTGTGTCCAACGAGGAGTTAGAACCCTTACCCCCCCCCCCCTTCTGGCAACAAGAGTGGTTCTGGGAAACCGTTAAACAGGGGGGAGGTATCTTGGCAGTGTTGTTCTTGCTGTTAGGAGTCTTGCGTCCTACCTTCCGGAGGCTGACTACCGTGCCCGAGCCAGTGACTGTATCTTCTCTTCCCAAGGACAGTCACGAAGAAGAGTTAAAAGAAGATCAGCTGACTTTGAGTAGTAACACCCCTACGCTGCAATTATCAGGGCCTGATTCTCTAGAAGCTAACTTGGCGATGGTTCGTAAGATGGCTGCGGATGACTCCGAACGGGTCGCGCAAGTTGTCAAAAATTGGGTCTCTCGCGATGGCTGA
- the fliG gene encoding flagellar motor switch protein FliG, translating into MAEGQLSGIERAAILLRSLGEQGAANVLKHLEPKEIQKIGTTMASLQSVSREQVDAVLQDFAEKVREETALGIGSNDYVRTMLQSALGKDKAGALIDRILLGGNTNGIEQLKWMDARSIYQVIHWEHPQVIAIVLSFLESEQAAEVLSLFAAQIRLDIVLRIATLERVQPSALDELNGILEEQFSDTHSSLKASSVGGVKTVANILNLLDSAAENEVLEQIKEADAELGQNIEDLMFVFDNLLEVDDRGIQSLLREVSSETLIIALKGAAEELKQKIFKNMSKRAGEMLREDLESKGPVRLSEVEAAQKEILAIARRLAEAGDISLGNRGDEYI; encoded by the coding sequence ATGGCTGAGGGCCAATTGTCGGGTATTGAACGGGCGGCGATTCTGTTACGTTCTTTGGGTGAACAGGGTGCCGCTAATGTGCTTAAGCATTTGGAGCCGAAAGAGATCCAAAAAATTGGGACGACCATGGCTAGCCTCCAGAGTGTTTCCAGGGAACAGGTCGATGCCGTGCTTCAGGATTTTGCAGAAAAGGTGAGGGAAGAGACGGCTTTGGGGATAGGCTCTAATGATTACGTCCGTACGATGTTGCAAAGCGCTCTGGGTAAAGATAAGGCTGGAGCGCTCATTGACCGCATTCTATTAGGCGGCAATACTAATGGAATTGAGCAGCTCAAATGGATGGATGCCCGTTCTATTTATCAGGTTATCCATTGGGAGCACCCTCAAGTTATCGCTATCGTGCTTTCCTTTTTAGAAAGCGAACAAGCCGCTGAGGTCCTGTCCCTGTTTGCTGCTCAGATAAGACTAGATATCGTGCTGCGGATTGCTACCTTGGAGCGGGTGCAGCCCTCGGCCTTGGATGAATTAAACGGAATATTGGAGGAGCAATTTTCCGACACTCATAGTAGCCTTAAGGCTTCTTCGGTGGGGGGGGTTAAGACAGTGGCCAACATTCTCAACTTACTGGACAGTGCTGCAGAAAACGAAGTTCTGGAGCAGATTAAAGAGGCTGATGCAGAACTGGGCCAGAATATTGAGGATCTCATGTTTGTCTTTGATAACCTCCTGGAGGTGGATGATCGGGGGATTCAGTCCTTGCTGCGGGAGGTTTCTTCTGAAACCCTGATCATTGCTCTTAAGGGAGCTGCCGAAGAGCTTAAACAGAAAATCTTCAAAAATATGTCCAAACGGGCGGGGGAGATGTTGCGCGAGGATTTGGAAAGCAAAGGGCCTGTGCGCTTGAGTGAAGTCGAAGCAGCGCAAAAGGAGATTCTTGCCATTGCTCGGCGGTTAGCCGAAGCAGGGGATATTTCCTTAGGAAACAGAGGCGATGAGTACATCTAA
- a CDS encoding flagellar assembly protein FliH — protein MSTSKILRPGDLTAYERWELPLVGEEESEEDHTPNQDTERNEKAAEANLGQPTLETQEQTETSTSSPLTVEQLEALQKQAYEEGFNVGLREGRKAAQKELEQKVARLEALMATLSEPLRELDEAVEEELLQLGIAIARQLIRRELKTQPSEVVAAVREGLHYLPSHSRHVRLRLHPDDVGVVRSALSLSGEERRWQVVEDPSLSRGGCQLETEHSRIDATVEARLNAAIARVLGGERKDDQGRD, from the coding sequence ATGAGTACATCTAAAATTTTGCGCCCAGGGGATCTCACTGCCTACGAGCGCTGGGAATTACCTTTAGTAGGGGAGGAAGAATCCGAGGAGGATCATACCCCTAATCAGGATACCGAGCGTAATGAAAAAGCCGCCGAGGCTAACCTGGGGCAGCCGACCTTAGAAACTCAGGAGCAAACGGAAACGTCTACCTCTTCGCCATTGACGGTAGAGCAATTGGAAGCTCTTCAAAAGCAGGCCTATGAGGAAGGTTTTAATGTGGGATTGAGGGAGGGGCGGAAGGCGGCGCAAAAGGAGTTAGAGCAGAAAGTAGCACGTCTTGAGGCGTTAATGGCAACTTTGAGTGAGCCTCTCCGGGAGCTTGATGAGGCCGTGGAGGAGGAACTGCTGCAGCTTGGGATTGCCATTGCCCGCCAGCTTATACGCCGAGAACTCAAAACCCAACCCAGTGAGGTGGTGGCGGCAGTGCGGGAAGGATTGCATTACCTCCCTTCCCATAGCCGCCATGTACGGTTGCGACTCCACCCCGATGATGTGGGCGTGGTGCGCTCTGCCTTGTCCCTTTCTGGAGAGGAACGGCGGTGGCAAGTGGTAGAGGACCCTTCCCTCAGCCGCGGAGGGTGCCAGCTGGAGACCGAACATTCCAGGATAGACGCCACGGTAGAGGCGCGACTGAATGCCGCCATTGCCAGAGTGCTTGGCGGCGAGCGGAAAGACGATCAAGGTCGTGACTGA
- the fliI gene encoding flagellar protein export ATPase FliI: MTDPLPTIPLLGARWRQTLAECRERLLQDRAPLLTVEGRLIRMVGLTLEAVGCQLPVGGRCHILRPERPPVEAEVVGFAGEKLFLMPTGDPRGLVPNAPVIPLPQGGGVAVGVGLLGRVLDGAGRPLDGLGPLRTPHHVSLDGQPINPLARRPIREPLDVGVAAINGLVTIGRGQRMGLFASSGVGKSILLGMMTRYAKADIIVVGLIGERGREVQEFIENTLGPEGLARSVVITTPADHSPLMRLHGAMLATSIAEYFRDQGQQVLLLMDSLTRFAHAQRELALAIGEPPATRGYPPSVFAKVPQLVERAGNGRSGSGSITAFYTVLTEGDDTHDPVADAARAILDGHIVLSRRLAEAGHYPAIDIEASVSRVMNQITTSAHQQAAQQFKQIYSLYQQNRDLISVGAYRRGSDPRLDEAIDRQSQFRAFLQQDMFQSFSIEESLEGLQQALREQQPPKTAAPVTNAAGVLRHEDRGGRS; this comes from the coding sequence GTGACTGACCCTCTGCCCACAATTCCCCTTCTGGGTGCCCGGTGGCGGCAAACCTTAGCTGAGTGTCGGGAGCGTTTGCTCCAAGATAGAGCCCCCCTGTTGACGGTGGAGGGGCGTCTCATTCGAATGGTGGGGTTGACCCTGGAAGCCGTCGGGTGTCAACTGCCGGTAGGAGGGCGTTGCCATATTTTAAGACCGGAGAGGCCGCCGGTAGAAGCTGAAGTGGTCGGTTTTGCCGGAGAAAAGCTCTTTTTAATGCCCACTGGCGACCCGAGAGGGTTGGTGCCTAACGCCCCGGTGATCCCCCTTCCCCAGGGCGGTGGAGTAGCAGTAGGCGTGGGGTTGCTGGGTCGAGTTCTGGACGGTGCAGGGCGCCCTCTGGATGGCCTAGGTCCTTTGCGTACCCCCCATCATGTTTCCCTGGACGGCCAACCCATCAACCCCTTAGCGCGGCGACCGATTAGGGAACCCCTCGATGTGGGGGTAGCCGCTATTAATGGGTTGGTCACCATTGGCCGCGGTCAGCGCATGGGGTTGTTTGCGAGCAGCGGGGTGGGTAAGAGCATACTACTGGGCATGATGACCCGCTACGCTAAGGCAGATATCATCGTGGTGGGGCTGATTGGCGAGCGGGGCCGGGAGGTCCAGGAATTTATCGAAAACACTCTAGGCCCGGAGGGACTAGCGCGCTCGGTGGTGATAACAACCCCTGCAGATCATTCTCCCTTGATGCGTCTTCATGGCGCCATGCTCGCCACCAGTATCGCCGAATATTTCCGCGATCAGGGCCAACAGGTGTTATTGTTGATGGACTCTCTGACCCGTTTTGCCCATGCTCAGCGGGAATTGGCTTTAGCTATCGGCGAGCCGCCGGCGACTCGAGGGTATCCTCCCTCGGTATTTGCCAAGGTCCCCCAATTGGTGGAAAGGGCGGGCAACGGCCGCTCGGGCAGTGGCAGTATTACCGCCTTTTATACCGTGCTCACGGAAGGGGATGATACCCATGATCCGGTGGCTGATGCGGCCCGAGCCATTTTGGATGGTCATATTGTGCTGTCTCGGCGGTTGGCGGAAGCAGGTCACTATCCTGCCATTGATATTGAAGCTTCAGTAAGCCGGGTGATGAATCAAATCACCACGTCAGCGCATCAGCAAGCAGCCCAGCAATTTAAGCAAATTTACTCTCTTTATCAGCAGAATCGGGATCTTATCAGCGTGGGTGCTTACCGCCGTGGTAGCGATCCTCGCCTCGATGAAGCCATTGATAGGCAATCCCAATTTCGAGCATTCCTCCAGCAAGATATGTTTCAATCGTTTTCCATTGAAGAGAGCCTTGAGGGGCTTCAACAAGCTTTAAGGGAACAGCAGCCCCCAAAGACGGCGGCACCCGTGACTAATGCTGCGGGCGTATTAAGACATGAGGATCGCGGAGGCCGTTCATGA
- the fliJ gene encoding flagellar export protein FliJ produces MTRSHRLYSLLRVAEAQEQQAARGLSEAQRLLQQQHHQLEEMHRYREEYTQYFQTVGRNGVGVQQLQQLQSFLTQLDRAIGQQKQRLQQYLQQLEQRRNGWLEARSHVKALGKLEERYRQEERCLAAHREQAEVDDRYQHWAEDSGKI; encoded by the coding sequence ATGACCCGCTCCCATCGCTTGTATTCCCTGCTCCGGGTGGCGGAAGCCCAGGAACAGCAGGCTGCTAGAGGATTAAGTGAAGCCCAGCGCCTGTTACAGCAGCAGCACCACCAGCTAGAGGAGATGCACCGCTATCGGGAAGAGTATACGCAGTATTTCCAAACCGTGGGCCGAAATGGCGTCGGTGTCCAACAACTTCAGCAGCTACAAAGCTTTTTGACTCAACTCGACCGGGCTATTGGGCAACAAAAGCAGCGGCTGCAGCAATATCTTCAGCAGTTAGAGCAGAGGCGCAATGGATGGCTCGAGGCACGCAGTCACGTAAAAGCTTTAGGCAAGCTTGAAGAGCGTTATCGGCAGGAGGAGCGTTGTTTAGCCGCCCACCGTGAGCAGGCGGAAGTGGATGATCGCTATCAACATTGGGCGGAGGATAGCGGCAAAATTTAG
- a CDS encoding flagellar hook-length control protein FliK: MTASGFFALSLPRLYPSASAGEFEGNPDASALPESKSVGADFSAQLGDLIVQLNPLPENQPSSGGMENKGGQTEDQASFLKHLLSLEQRGREEVAPGLESSLPVPAVMMTEISSFPASMEALGNDAKSKTLPQVRIPELGSIAKNSALTSRKVPGLSGIFPNSSKPTPPPLNLLSPEQLQLYLNQKNTPTPEASIQAGSLLEPVLEVSTEKAELPVSFSQLGLVPGKGTTPLAVIASEGEEAANSARGVGDAQRPAEPTLLRESFSPLVSQTSLSPSPTETAASPSPVEGSRMNLTLEAAIQHFQWGDELSERMTWLVKDKVQIAELRLNPPQLGPLEARINLHHEEASITFHAPQAAVREALEAALPRLRDALAEQGLNLVNVDVSQQGFSEQQRQSAHPGNLRAASTDSTETAAQEDLEGDSYPPVPLGGVDYYA; encoded by the coding sequence ATGACAGCGTCGGGATTTTTTGCCCTATCTTTGCCGCGTCTTTATCCGTCTGCTTCGGCAGGAGAATTTGAGGGGAACCCTGACGCATCGGCGCTCCCCGAATCGAAATCGGTTGGCGCCGATTTTTCTGCCCAGCTGGGGGATTTGATTGTCCAGCTTAATCCCTTACCCGAGAATCAGCCCTCTTCTGGGGGGATGGAAAACAAGGGGGGGCAGACAGAGGACCAGGCCAGCTTTCTCAAGCATTTGCTGAGCCTGGAACAAAGGGGAAGAGAGGAGGTTGCCCCGGGGCTGGAGTCGTCATTACCGGTACCGGCAGTGATGATGACTGAGATTAGCTCTTTCCCTGCCAGTATGGAGGCTTTGGGGAATGATGCGAAAAGTAAAACTTTACCCCAAGTTAGAATCCCTGAACTCGGCTCCATAGCAAAAAATTCGGCTTTAACCTCTAGAAAGGTCCCTGGCCTCTCAGGAATTTTTCCCAATTCAAGCAAGCCGACCCCTCCACCCCTCAACCTTTTATCCCCTGAGCAACTGCAACTTTATCTTAACCAAAAAAATACCCCCACCCCGGAGGCTTCTATCCAGGCAGGCAGTCTGCTGGAGCCCGTTTTAGAAGTTTCCACGGAAAAAGCAGAACTGCCGGTCTCGTTTAGCCAGCTTGGCCTTGTCCCCGGCAAAGGCACTACTCCATTGGCGGTGATCGCCTCTGAGGGGGAGGAGGCAGCAAACTCAGCACGGGGGGTAGGGGATGCCCAGAGGCCTGCGGAACCTACTCTATTACGAGAATCTTTCTCTCCACTGGTGTCCCAGACTTCACTCAGTCCTAGTCCCACGGAGACGGCAGCTTCTCCTTCCCCTGTTGAGGGTAGTCGAATGAATCTGACCCTCGAAGCTGCCATCCAGCACTTCCAGTGGGGAGATGAACTCAGCGAGCGGATGACTTGGCTGGTTAAAGATAAGGTCCAAATTGCGGAGCTGCGACTCAACCCGCCCCAACTTGGTCCTCTTGAAGCCCGCATTAACCTCCACCATGAGGAAGCGAGTATTACTTTCCATGCTCCCCAGGCGGCAGTCCGTGAAGCCCTTGAAGCGGCCCTTCCCCGCCTGCGGGATGCTTTGGCGGAGCAAGGGCTGAATTTAGTCAATGTGGATGTGTCTCAGCAGGGTTTTTCGGAACAGCAGCGACAGTCGGCCCATCCGGGAAACTTGCGGGCAGCTTCGACAGACTCCACTGAAACCGCCGCCCAGGAAGATTTAGAAGGAGACTCCTACCCTCCCGTCCCCCTAGGCGGAGTGGACTACTACGCCTGA
- the pyrF gene encoding orotidine-5'-phosphate decarboxylase: protein MEESRIIIALDYPHAEQALNLSRQLDPARCRLKVGKELFTRAGPGLVECLADQGFSIFLDLKFNDIPHTVARACLAAADLGVWMLNVHALGGLSMMQAAQEALAKLSSRPLLIAVTVLTSMEQTALRQIGLAGTPEENVLRLARLTQEAGLDGVVCSGQEASALRQILEPPFLLVTPGIRPAGTAPGDQQRVLTPREALARGADYLVIGRPITGAPDPMAALERIEAEIQNS from the coding sequence ATGGAAGAATCCCGTATTATCATTGCCTTGGATTATCCCCATGCAGAGCAAGCACTAAATCTTTCCCGTCAACTTGATCCTGCCCGGTGCCGGCTGAAAGTGGGTAAGGAGTTATTCACCCGCGCCGGTCCCGGCTTGGTTGAATGCCTCGCCGACCAGGGCTTCTCCATATTTCTCGATTTAAAATTCAATGATATTCCCCATACGGTCGCCCGTGCCTGTCTTGCGGCAGCCGATTTAGGGGTATGGATGCTCAATGTTCATGCCCTGGGAGGACTGTCCATGATGCAGGCAGCCCAGGAAGCGCTGGCCAAGCTCTCCTCCCGCCCGTTGCTAATCGCCGTCACTGTCTTAACCAGCATGGAGCAGACGGCATTAAGACAAATAGGATTGGCCGGAACTCCAGAGGAAAATGTATTGCGACTTGCCCGCCTTACCCAGGAAGCAGGACTGGATGGCGTGGTCTGCTCTGGTCAGGAGGCCTCGGCACTCCGCCAGATTCTGGAACCCCCATTTTTACTAGTCACCCCAGGGATTCGGCCTGCCGGCACCGCTCCAGGAGATCAACAGCGGGTACTGACACCACGGGAAGCCTTAGCCAGAGGGGCTGATTACCTGGTCATTGGCCGGCCCATCACCGGGGCTCCTGATCCAATGGCGGCCCTTGAAAGGATTGAAGCAGAGATTCAGAATTCTTAA
- a CDS encoding sensor domain-containing diguanylate cyclase, with protein MRDSEVRFQSIASHLPGYIFRRVRTAENCFKYEYISGSVHTLFGLEPQALITNPSLWWRLLPPEDQKVFTEALERSAQELSPLDQEYRIQLANGQIRWMRSMAHPYLHLRNENEVYWDGVGLDVTTQKYTESQLNYLAYHHSLTNLPNRKLFEDRLQQAVAQAQRGNHAFALHYLDLDDFKAINDTQGHHLGDALLKVVGERLRRKVRQSDTVARLGGDEFAVIQGDLSQPFHLEGKTLHVSVSDGIALYPELAEAAPSRAVLEVDGGELLKWADIALYEAKQAGRDTFCFYRQGMELPTQRRVTLREALHQAFPRGR; from the coding sequence TTGCGTGATAGTGAAGTGCGCTTCCAAAGTATCGCCAGTCATCTGCCCGGCTATATTTTCCGGCGTGTGCGCACGGCAGAGAATTGCTTTAAGTATGAATATATCAGTGGCTCGGTGCATACGCTATTTGGATTAGAACCGCAAGCGCTGATAACCAATCCCTCGCTTTGGTGGCGGCTCCTCCCGCCCGAAGATCAAAAGGTCTTTACGGAGGCCCTGGAACGTTCGGCTCAGGAACTCAGCCCCTTAGATCAAGAGTACCGGATTCAATTAGCCAATGGGCAGATTCGCTGGATGCGCAGCATGGCTCATCCCTATCTTCATCTTCGGAATGAGAATGAAGTCTATTGGGATGGGGTTGGGTTGGATGTGACCACGCAAAAGTACACCGAGAGCCAACTCAATTATCTCGCTTATCATCATTCCCTGACGAATCTGCCGAATCGAAAGCTGTTTGAAGATCGCCTACAACAAGCGGTGGCTCAAGCTCAACGAGGGAATCATGCTTTTGCCTTACATTATTTGGATCTGGACGATTTCAAAGCCATCAATGATACTCAAGGACACCATCTCGGCGATGCGCTGCTTAAGGTCGTCGGTGAGCGGCTACGCCGAAAGGTGCGTCAAAGCGATACGGTGGCCCGGCTAGGAGGGGATGAATTTGCGGTGATCCAAGGAGATCTCTCCCAGCCCTTTCACCTGGAAGGAAAAACCCTTCATGTGAGTGTCAGCGATGGGATTGCGCTCTATCCAGAATTGGCAGAAGCAGCTCCTTCAAGAGCGGTGCTTGAGGTCGATGGAGGGGAGTTATTGAAGTGGGCCGATATTGCCCTGTATGAGGCCAAGCAGGCTGGCCGAGATACCTTTTGCTTCTACCGCCAAGGTATGGAGCTTCCAACCCAAAGGCGGGTGACCTTGCGAGAGGCCCTGCATCAAGCCTTTCCGCGTGGCCGTTAA